The Xanthomonas indica sequence AGGCCGTTGAGGATCTTCTCGCCGCTGGTGTAGCTGCCGTCGGCCTTGAACAGCACGCGCCCCGCACCGAGGGTCATGTTGGAGTTCAGTGTCACCGCGCCCTGGCCGGTGGACAGGTAGACGTTGCCGCCATTGCTGAAGATCGGCGAGTTCAGGGTCAGGTCGCCGCCGCCCATGTCGTCCGAGTCGCCCCAGATGCGCACATAGCCGCCGTTGGTGGTCAGCGTGCCGCTGACGGTGATGCCGTCGGCGCCGTACAGGGTGATCGAGCCGGCGCCCGGGGTGCCGTCGCCGTTCTGGGTGACGTCGTGGGTCGGCAGCGTGCCGGGGTTGGTGCCGGCGCCGTGCGCGACCAGGTTGCCGATGCTGCGCAGGAAGCCGGTGCCGGTGCGTCCGCTCTGCATGTAGATGCTGCCGGTGCCGAACACTTCAATCGTGTTGGTCGGATTAGCGAAGCTGATGGTGTCGTTGGTGTTCTCCAGGCGCAGGCTGACATTGTTGGCCATGCTCAGCCGGCCGTTGCCTCCGTTCTGCGACAGGTCGGCGACGGTGATGCCGTTGTCGGCCACCAGCATCACGTTGGCGTTCTGCGCCTGCAGGTCCTGCACGTAGACGGTACTGCCGGTGAGGCTGCCGTTGCCGGCGCCGGCCTGGATGGTGATGGTATTCGGATCCAGCAGCAGGTCGCCCATCGCGCCGTTGGCCGCGCTGGCATCGGTGCGGCCGCTGTAGGCAAGTTGCTGCTTGCCGGAGACTTCGGCGCGGCCGCCGTTGCCGCCTTGCGCGCCACCGCGCACGGCGATGCTACCGGCGAACCGGGTGTCGCCATCGGACCAGACTACCGCCTCGCCGCCGTTGCCGCTGCTGCCGGCGCTGGCGTCGAGCGCGACGCTGGCATCGGCCTCCACGTGGGTGGCGTTACGCAACGCCGGATCGTGTCCCTGCCAACCGCCGCCGACGTGGATGGCGCCACCGCCGGTCGCGCCGCTGGCGTCCAGGCGCGCGCCGCCGTCCAGGCGCAACTGCTGGCCGAGCACGTCGATGCGGCCGCCCTGGCCGGTCGCCGAACTGGCGTCGAGACGGCCGCCGACGTGGACCTGGCCGGCGTCGCCGCCGTCGAGCAGGATGCGCCCGCCATGCGCGCCCAGCGAGGTCGCTTCGACTACGCCATCCATGTTGATGACGCTGGAGCGCAGCGCGCTGGCGCCGGCGGCGCTGAGCACCACGTTGTTGCCGCGGATAGTGCCGCTCTGCGCCAGTTCCGCCTTCAGCGCGTCCTGGGCGACCGCCAGCGACAGCAGGCCGTCGCTGCCGAAGTCCACCGCAACGCGATCGCCTGCGGCCAGGCCGACCTGGCCCGCCGCGATGCTGCCGGTGTTGCTCACCGCCGGCGCCAGCAATGCCACCACGCCGCCGTTGGCGCGGATCGTGCCATCGTTGCGCACCGCGCCGGCCGCGCCGCTGGCCACGAAGCGCGCGTGTCCGCCCAGGAAGTCGCTGTCGCTGATGCCCAGCGAGCTGACCAGCAGCCCGCCCACGTCCACCTGCGCGCCCTTGCCGAAGTACACGCCATTGGGATTGACCAGCCAGACCTGGCCGTTGCCGCTCAGTTCGCCCAGCACCTGGCTGGGCGCGCCGCCGAGCACGCGGTTCAGCGCGATGGCGGTGCTGTCGGGCTGTTCGAAGCGCACGCTGGCCTGGTTGCCGATGTCGAAGCTGTTCCAGTTCAGGATCAGCCGCTGGCTGTCCTGATGCACGGTTAGGTTGGCGCCATGCTGGTCCAGGTGCGCATTGCCGGCGGCGATCTGTGCGCCGTCGGGCAATGCGCCAGGATCCACGGCATAGGCCGACAACGGCACGCTGCCGATGGCGATCGCGGCGGCGGCAGCGCGCACCACGGTGCCGCTGCGCTTGCCGCGGCGGCGGGAAATTTCGGCGGCGACCACGTAGGCGCCACGCAGTTCGTCCCAGATCAAACGGTAGATGTGATTCATGCGAATCGTCCTCAGAAGGCGTGGAGTTGCGGCGTCAGAAGCGCAGGCTGGCCTGCAGCCACAGGTAGTGGTCGTCGCGCAGGCCGTCGGCGTTCAGACCGGCGGCGCTGCGGCCGGGGTTGTCGCCCAACCGGTGCGCCCAGGCACCGCGCAGAGACCAGCGCTCGCCTTGCAGGTTCAGGCCGATACCCGCGCTGGACAGGTCGTACGCATTGCCCGACCACGGCATCACCGACCCCGCCCACGGATCGATGTGCTGGCGCACGTGGCCGTGATCGGCGAACAACAGCGCCTGCGCACGCACGTGCCTGGCGACGAGGAAATCGCGGCGCAGTTCGGCATTGACCAGCCAGCCGTTGTCGCCGCTGCCTTCGCCTACCGCATGCCCGCGCACCCCGGACGGGCCGCCGAGCAGGAACTTCTCCGATGAATCCAGGTTCTTGCTGGCGAACTGGCCATTGGCCCCCACGTACAGGCCCCAGTTGCTCAAGCCGCCCAGGCTCTGATTGCGCTCCACGCGCCAGACCAGCTTGTTGTAGCTGCCGCGGGTGCGCGCGCTCAGCCCGTCGGCGACGCGGTCGGCCGCGTTGTCCAGATCCACACGGCCGGCGACCCAGCCCAGACTGGCGCCGAAGTAACCGCCGCCCCACCAACCGTCCCAGGCGTTGCCGCTGAGCATGGTGGTGAGCCGGTCCAGATTGCGCTCGCGCAGTACCTGACCCAGCGCCTTGTCGACCAGCTCGCGACGCTCGGCGTCCATGCTGATCCACAGGCTGCGCTTGCGCGTGCGCAACAGCGGATAGCTGAGGCCGGCGCTGACGGTACGCGCGCTGCCGCGCAGGTCCAGCGGCTTGAACTCGGCGCCGACCGCGTAGTGCATCGACGAGGCGGCGACGTTGGCGCGCAGACCCGACGGGGTCAGGCCAATGGCGTAGTTCAGACCCAGCAGATCGCTGCCGCTGCTGTGGCTGAGGTTCACGCCGAGCAGGTCCTCGTGCTCGAACGGCCGATTCACCGCGCCCCAGGCGCTGCTGCGCCACGCGCCGGTGTAGCGGTTGGCGAAGTTGTCCACGCTCGCGCCGCCGATCCACGCCGGCGCACTGTCGGCACGGATCAGCAGGCGGCTGCTGCCGGGCTCGGCGCCCTTTTCCAGCGTCGCGCGCGCGCTCACGCCGGGCACGTCGTTGATCAACAGCAGCGCACGCTCCAATTGGTCGTTGCGCACCGGGCCTTCGGGCAAGGCCGCATCGGCGATGCCGGTCGCGCGGACGCGCAGCGCGGCATCGTCGGAGAGCACCTGCACGCGGCCGGGCGCATTCTGCAGACGCCCGATCATGATCGCGATCTCCAGCTCGCCGTTGCTCAGGTCCTGCCGCGGCAGATAGGCGCGCGCCAGCAGATAACCCTGCGCCTGCAGCGCGGCACTGACCCGCTGCGCCAGCGCCTGCAGCTGCGCGTGTGTCAGCGACTTGCCCAGCGCATCGGCGACCACCGCCTGCAGCGCCTGCGTGTCGATCGCGCCCTCGGCTCCGCTGAAGCGGACGCGGTCGATGCGTGCGCTGAAGCCGCCATCCGGCGCATCGGGCAACGGCGCCTGCAGCAACGCGGCCGCATCGTCGGCCGGCGGCTGCAGCCGTTCCTGGCGCTGCTGCTGGTTGAGCAGCGAACCCGCGTCCGGCGGCGCCGTCTGCGCAAGAGCCAAATTGACAGCGAGTGGCAACGAGCCGAGGCCAAGAAGCTTGGCCAGCCGCGTGGTATTCATGCAATGTCCCCGTGTGGTGCGCAGAACGCGCCCTTGTTGATCGGCGCCATTCTGGAGATCACGAGGGTGTGAAAACTTACGAGTTCTGACACGCCCGCGTAACGTCAGAAGACCGCATACGCATGTAGCTCGCGCAGCAGAATTGCAGGCGTTTTCGGCGAATTTTTGGCGCGCTCAAGCGGTCGGTGCCCGGCGCGTCACGTCATCGGCGGCGGCATTTTGACGCGCATCGCTGGCGCCACAGCGTGTGCGAGCTCGATTGCGCAAGATCGCCATCGCACGCTCGCCTTACGTTGTGGCGCACTCACTCCACGCGCACGGGCTCGGTCGTCAGGTAGCCGCGCGCGTGCTCGGTGCGGATCGGCAGTTCCTGGCCGCAGGCGTCGCGGCAGCGCCGACGCAGTCGGCTGATCAAGGTGTCCAGGCGACGCTGGTCGAAGGACATCCAGTCCCAGCCCAGCGCCTCGGCTACCTCGCGGCGGCCGGCCATCTCGCCTGCGCGCACGGCCAGCACCCGCAACAGCGCGAACTCGCGCGCGCTCAGTCCCAGACGCGCATCCTCCGGCGTATACAGGCAGCATTCGCTGGCGACCAGACGCCAGCC is a genomic window containing:
- a CDS encoding ShlB/FhaC/HecB family hemolysin secretion/activation protein, which codes for MNTTRLAKLLGLGSLPLAVNLALAQTAPPDAGSLLNQQQRQERLQPPADDAAALLQAPLPDAPDGGFSARIDRVRFSGAEGAIDTQALQAVVADALGKSLTHAQLQALAQRVSAALQAQGYLLARAYLPRQDLSNGELEIAIMIGRLQNAPGRVQVLSDDAALRVRATGIADAALPEGPVRNDQLERALLLINDVPGVSARATLEKGAEPGSSRLLIRADSAPAWIGGASVDNFANRYTGAWRSSAWGAVNRPFEHEDLLGVNLSHSSGSDLLGLNYAIGLTPSGLRANVAASSMHYAVGAEFKPLDLRGSARTVSAGLSYPLLRTRKRSLWISMDAERRELVDKALGQVLRERNLDRLTTMLSGNAWDGWWGGGYFGASLGWVAGRVDLDNAADRVADGLSARTRGSYNKLVWRVERNQSLGGLSNWGLYVGANGQFASKNLDSSEKFLLGGPSGVRGHAVGEGSGDNGWLVNAELRRDFLVARHVRAQALLFADHGHVRQHIDPWAGSVMPWSGNAYDLSSAGIGLNLQGERWSLRGAWAHRLGDNPGRSAAGLNADGLRDDHYLWLQASLRF